The following proteins come from a genomic window of Montipora capricornis isolate CH-2021 unplaced genomic scaffold, ASM3666992v2 scaffold_492, whole genome shotgun sequence:
- the LOC138036632 gene encoding uncharacterized protein, with protein sequence MRSFKFHKQEVTHVGHVFGTDSLRPSPDQVQAILSMPVPHDKSSLQKFMRMVNYLHNFIPHLADINKRLRELLEKSVEWHWMKRQQKAYQELVNSIMQRMLRVQHYDLKVNYVPGNQLLIADTLSRASQSESTLSTEEFEVHLLIKISKQKGDEWKRKTASDPVLYRFREVVLSRWPENRAELAPQLRKNWNFRDDLCICDGLLMNRDRLIPPSGLRSEILDKIHSSHLGGEKCLNRARETVYCMGWSMRADQRESGQV encoded by the exons ATGAGAAGTTTTAAGTTCCACAAGCAAGAGGTCACACATGTGGGACATGTGTTTGGAACTGATAGCTTGAGGCCTAGTCCAGACCAAGTTCAAGCCATTTTAAGTATGCCAGTACCTCATGATAAATCATCTCTCCAGAAATTCATGCGTATGGTGAACTACTTGCATAATTTTATTCCTCATTTAGCTGACATCAATAAGCGTCTAAGAGAGCTACTAGAGAAATCAGTTGAGTGGCACTGGATGAAGAGGCAACAGAAAGCATATCAAGAATTGGTTAATAGCATCATGCAA CGCATGCTTCGAGTTCAACACTATGACCTCAAAGTGAATTATGTACCTGGTAATCAATTGCTCATTGCAGATACCCTAAGCCGAGCCAGTCAGAGTGAGTCGACATTAAGCACTGAAGAGTTTGAAGTACATTTACTAATCAAGATCTCGAAGCAGAAAGGAGACGAATGGAAGAGAAAGACTGCTAGTGACCCAGTCTTGTACCGATTTAGAGAAGTAGTTTTAAGTCGATGGCCAGAGAATCGGGCAGAATTGGCTCCGCAGTTAAGAAAGAACTGGAACTTTAGGGATGACCTGTGTATTTGTGATGGCTTACTCATGAACAGGGATCGTCTTATTCCGCCCTCTGGCTTGCGCAGTGAGATACTTGACAAGATCCATAGCAGCCATTTGGGAGGAGAGAAATGTCTCAACAGAGCCAGAGAAACTGTCTATTGCATGGGCTGGAGTATGCGAGCAGACCAAAGAGAAAGTGGCCAAGTGTGA